From one Gemmobacter sp. genomic stretch:
- a CDS encoding Mu-like prophage major head subunit gpT family protein: MQVPSTAESETYGWIGQFPQLREWVGPRHLNNLSAHGFTIVNRTFESTVAVKRTNIEDDRLGIFKPMFAEMGTFARRHPEEMVSSLLKQGFATPGFDGASFFAADHIVKDADGGEDAVSNIQTGSGPAWFLLDTSRAIRPIIWQERFPYEFQELTRSDDPHVFMHDQYVYGVRARVNAGSGLWQLAFGSKATLDMTNYAAARAAMMDFRSDGGRILGVKPTVMVVPPELEGAALQILNATHSANGESNVWQGTAQLIVTPYVKG; this comes from the coding sequence ATGCAGGTTCCCAGCACTGCGGAATCGGAAACCTATGGCTGGATCGGCCAGTTCCCGCAATTGCGCGAATGGGTCGGACCACGTCACCTGAACAATTTGTCCGCCCACGGCTTCACCATCGTCAACCGCACCTTTGAATCCACGGTGGCGGTGAAGCGTACGAATATCGAGGATGATCGACTGGGCATCTTCAAGCCGATGTTCGCTGAAATGGGAACCTTTGCCCGACGCCACCCCGAAGAAATGGTGTCCAGCCTGCTGAAGCAGGGCTTTGCCACGCCGGGCTTCGACGGCGCGTCCTTCTTTGCGGCGGACCACATCGTGAAGGATGCCGATGGCGGCGAAGATGCAGTCAGCAATATCCAGACCGGCAGCGGCCCGGCCTGGTTTCTGCTGGATACTTCGCGCGCCATCCGGCCCATCATCTGGCAGGAGCGGTTCCCCTACGAGTTTCAGGAACTTACCCGCAGCGACGATCCGCATGTGTTCATGCATGATCAGTATGTCTACGGGGTCCGGGCGCGGGTCAACGCGGGATCTGGCCTGTGGCAACTGGCCTTCGGATCGAAAGCCACGCTGGACATGACGAACTATGCCGCAGCCCGTGCCGCGATGATGGACTTCCGCAGCGACGGCGGGCGTATCCTGGGCGTGAAGCCCACCGTGATGGTCGTGCCGCCGGAACTGGAAGGGGCCGCGTTGCAAATCCTCAATGCAACGCATTCGGCGAATGGCGAATCGAACGTCTGGCAGGGCACCGCCCAACTGATCGTCACCCCTTACGTGAAAGGCTGA
- a CDS encoding phage protease, protein MSGLASAICDRALAPGGGAPEWVHLFPSGFMTGRDGRQFDLGDPQALIREFRSRGVDLPIDYEHQNDRPEASISGPVPAAGWIKDLKADETGLWGRVEWTATAREMIGRREYRYLSPSFLFDPKTLRIARLKGAGLVHSPNLHLTALASEETTMPDAEMTRRRVAGADLLQKLALALGLPPDSDASEILATILGASTPDAETDKATAREAPDPARFVPIAAVQELMADRNTRIATMRESEARASVKLALRNGHITPAMRGWATALCQQDPESFERFIATSPAPYAHLHRPVQVGQIEGAAPAVSREEASVCAQLGLKPGSLRG, encoded by the coding sequence ATGAGCGGGCTTGCTTCGGCGATTTGTGACCGCGCCCTTGCGCCGGGTGGCGGCGCGCCCGAATGGGTCCATCTGTTTCCCTCGGGCTTCATGACGGGCCGCGATGGCCGCCAATTCGATTTGGGCGATCCGCAGGCGCTGATACGGGAGTTCCGCTCGCGGGGGGTCGATCTTCCCATCGACTACGAGCATCAAAACGACCGGCCCGAGGCAAGTATCAGCGGCCCGGTTCCGGCGGCGGGCTGGATCAAAGACCTCAAGGCTGACGAAACCGGCCTCTGGGGCCGTGTCGAGTGGACCGCGACCGCGCGCGAGATGATCGGGCGGCGCGAATACCGCTATCTCAGCCCCTCCTTTCTGTTCGATCCCAAGACGCTGCGGATCGCGCGTCTCAAAGGCGCAGGGCTGGTGCATAGCCCGAACCTGCATCTCACCGCACTCGCCAGCGAGGAAACCACCATGCCCGATGCCGAAATGACCAGGCGCAGGGTCGCCGGTGCAGACCTATTGCAAAAGCTGGCCCTCGCCCTTGGCCTGCCGCCCGACAGCGATGCATCCGAGATCCTCGCTACGATCCTCGGGGCCAGCACCCCCGATGCCGAGACAGACAAGGCGACAGCGCGCGAGGCACCGGACCCCGCCCGCTTCGTGCCCATTGCGGCAGTCCAGGAATTGATGGCAGATCGCAATACCCGTATCGCCACCATGCGCGAAAGCGAAGCGCGCGCCAGCGTGAAGCTTGCGTTGCGGAACGGTCACATCACCCCGGCCATGCGGGGCTGGGCAACCGCTCTTTGCCAACAGGATCCCGAAAGCTTCGAGCGTTTCATCGCGACATCGCCCGCTCCCTATGCCCATCTGCACCGTCCTGTGCAGGTCGGGCAGATTGAAGGCGCTGCTCCGGCCGTCTCGCGGGAAGAAGCTTCAGTTTGTGCCCAGCTTGGGCTGAAACCCGGCTCGCTGCGGGGGTGA
- a CDS encoding 3-hydroxybutyrate dehydrogenase: MALKGKRAIVTGSNSGIGLGVAVELAKAGADVVINSFTDTPEDHALAARLAADHGVAVRYIKADMSRGDECRALIEQAGGCDILVNNAGIQFVAPVEEFPADRWDAIIAINLSSAFHTTAAALPGMRARGWGRVINVASAHGLTASPFKSAYVAAKHGVVGFSKTIALETAGQGITCNAICPGYVLTPIVEKQIPDQMKVHGMSREEVIKKVMLSRQPSGDFATVEQIGGTAAFLCSDAAAQITGTTISVDGGWTAM; the protein is encoded by the coding sequence ATGGCCTTGAAGGGTAAACGCGCAATCGTGACCGGATCGAATTCCGGCATCGGGCTGGGCGTCGCGGTGGAACTGGCAAAGGCCGGGGCGGATGTGGTGATCAATTCCTTCACCGATACGCCCGAGGATCATGCGCTGGCGGCAAGGCTGGCGGCCGACCATGGCGTCGCGGTGCGCTACATCAAGGCCGACATGTCCAGGGGCGACGAATGCCGCGCCCTGATCGAGCAGGCGGGCGGCTGCGACATTCTGGTGAACAACGCAGGGATCCAGTTCGTCGCCCCGGTCGAGGAATTTCCGGCAGACCGCTGGGATGCGATCATCGCGATCAACCTGTCGTCGGCGTTCCACACCACGGCAGCCGCGTTGCCGGGCATGCGCGCGCGGGGCTGGGGCCGGGTGATCAACGTGGCCTCGGCCCATGGGCTGACCGCCTCGCCGTTCAAATCGGCCTATGTGGCGGCGAAGCATGGCGTGGTCGGCTTTAGCAAGACCATCGCGCTGGAAACCGCCGGGCAGGGCATCACCTGCAACGCGATCTGCCCGGGCTATGTGCTGACCCCCATCGTGGAAAAGCAGATCCCCGACCAGATGAAGGTCCACGGCATGAGCCGCGAGGAGGTCATCAAGAAGGTGATGCTGTCGCGCCAGCCGTCGGGCGATTTCGCCACGGTGGAACAGATCGGCGGCACGGCGGCCTTCCTGTGTTCCGATGCAGCGGCCCAGATCACCGGCACCACGATCAGCGTGGATGGCGGCTGGACGGCGATGTAA
- a CDS encoding extracellular solute-binding protein: MTGYFFRRAMAGLAMVSAIALIEPAWGDSANGVTTSHGMAMHGSPALSPDFVSLPQANPDAPKGGRIVMGEVGGFDSLNPFTTLGRAPAWVSALTVETLMGRAWDEPFSVYGLLAESVTTNDSRTFVEFTLREGARFADGSPVTVDDVLWSFDALAGAHPRYAAAHAKVARAHATGPRSVRFDFTEADRELPLILGLRPILSRQDWQGRDLKASGMQPPLGSGPYAVAAVDPGRSITFRKRADWWAADLPLMRGLHNFDEVKVEYFADGSVMFEAFKAGEIMVFREGQASRWVTGYDFARVKSGEVVKSEIPHGRPAMMTGLAMNSRRAIFADWRVRQALIDSFNFEFINATINGGTEPRARSWFWNSDLAMGDGPADPAVRALLAPFAASLPPDALDDLALPVSDGSEANRAGLRRAARLLEEAGWTVTAGRRVNAAGEPMAFEILVPIGGAEMRAVVTIWVRALDRLGIAARLVAVDDAQMTARLRDYDFDITPITRANSLSPGIEQLLYWGRGGVTQPGTRNIAGVDSPAVEAMIATLLAARDPGDFRTAVRALDRALMAGRHVIPMWFADRSRLAHDRRLHHATDRQPVYGDAAGFLPDIWWWQAAP, from the coding sequence ATGACAGGCTATTTTTTCCGACGCGCAATGGCAGGGCTGGCGATGGTTTCCGCTATCGCGCTGATTGAACCGGCCTGGGGCGATTCTGCGAATGGCGTCACCACCAGCCATGGTATGGCGATGCACGGATCCCCGGCCCTGTCCCCGGATTTTGTGTCCCTGCCCCAGGCCAATCCCGATGCGCCAAAGGGCGGCCGGATTGTCATGGGCGAGGTCGGAGGCTTTGATTCCCTCAATCCCTTCACCACCTTGGGCCGCGCGCCGGCCTGGGTTTCCGCCCTCACGGTCGAGACCCTGATGGGCCGCGCCTGGGACGAACCCTTTAGCGTCTATGGCCTGCTGGCCGAAAGTGTCACCACGAACGACTCACGAACTTTTGTCGAATTCACCCTGCGCGAGGGGGCCCGATTCGCCGATGGCAGCCCGGTTACGGTGGACGATGTGCTGTGGTCGTTCGATGCGCTGGCCGGGGCGCACCCGCGTTATGCCGCCGCCCATGCCAAGGTGGCCCGCGCCCATGCCACCGGCCCGCGCAGCGTGCGGTTCGATTTCACCGAGGCCGACCGCGAACTGCCGCTGATCCTGGGCCTGCGCCCGATCCTCAGCCGGCAGGACTGGCAGGGGCGCGACCTGAAGGCATCGGGCATGCAGCCGCCGCTGGGATCGGGGCCCTATGCGGTTGCGGCGGTGGACCCCGGCCGGTCGATCACCTTTCGCAAGCGGGCCGACTGGTGGGCCGCCGATCTGCCCCTGATGCGCGGCCTGCACAATTTCGACGAGGTGAAGGTGGAATATTTCGCCGATGGCTCGGTGATGTTCGAGGCGTTCAAGGCCGGCGAGATCATGGTGTTCCGCGAAGGCCAGGCCAGCCGCTGGGTCACCGGATATGACTTTGCCCGGGTGAAATCGGGCGAGGTGGTGAAATCGGAAATCCCCCATGGCCGGCCCGCCATGATGACCGGGCTGGCCATGAACAGCCGCCGCGCCATCTTTGCCGACTGGCGGGTGCGACAGGCGCTGATCGACAGTTTCAACTTCGAATTCATCAATGCCACGATCAATGGCGGCACCGAGCCGCGCGCGCGGTCGTGGTTCTGGAACTCGGACCTGGCGATGGGCGATGGCCCGGCAGACCCGGCGGTGCGCGCGCTGCTGGCGCCCTTTGCGGCCAGCCTGCCGCCCGACGCGCTGGACGATCTGGCGCTGCCGGTATCCGACGGGTCCGAGGCCAACCGCGCCGGCCTGCGCCGCGCCGCCCGCCTGCTGGAGGAGGCAGGCTGGACGGTGACCGCTGGCCGCCGGGTGAATGCGGCAGGCGAGCCGATGGCCTTTGAAATTCTCGTGCCGATCGGCGGGGCGGAAATGCGGGCGGTGGTGACGATCTGGGTTCGGGCGCTGGACCGGCTGGGCATCGCCGCGCGCCTGGTGGCGGTGGACGATGCCCAGATGACCGCCCGCCTGCGCGACTATGATTTCGACATCACCCCGATCACCCGCGCCAATTCGCTTAGCCCGGGCATCGAACAGCTGTTGTACTGGGGCCGGGGCGGCGTGACCCAGCCCGGCACCCGCAACATTGCCGGCGTCGACAGCCCGGCGGTCGAGGCGATGATCGCCACCCTGCTGGCCGCCCGCGACCCGGGCGATTTCCGCACCGCCGTACGCGCGCTGGATCGCGCCCTGATGGCCGGGCGCCATGTGATTCCCATGTGGTTCGCCGACCGATCCCGCCTGGCCCATGACCGCCGCCTGCACCATGCCACCGACCGCCAGCCAGTCTATGGCGATGCGGCAGGCTTTCTGCCCGACATCTGGTGGTGGCAGGCAGCCCCGTGA
- a CDS encoding entericidin produces the protein MKRIIMGAALALALALAGCNTVDGVGRDISGGAQRVGTWF, from the coding sequence ATGAAACGGATCATCATGGGCGCGGCGCTGGCATTGGCACTGGCACTGGCAGGCTGCAACACGGTCGATGGCGTGGGCCGCGACATCTCGGGCGGCGCGCAGCGGGTTGGCACCTGGTTCTGA
- a CDS encoding YafY family protein, whose amino-acid sequence MRRTDRLFDLIQILRDGRLHRASEMADRLGVSVRTIWRDMATLMASGMPVEGERGVGYILRAPITLPPMILSGDEIEALRAGVRLVAEGADPALARAARSLAAKIASVTPAPPEGDDLFDFTGQEAGRAAALLPAIRAAVGQRERLTISYIDPEGRESHRDIRPLALDMDGRVWTLAAWCELRSGFRSFRIDRIVAMTPTDEAFPREPGRELADYRAEMARGA is encoded by the coding sequence ATGCGCCGCACCGACCGCCTGTTCGACCTGATCCAGATCCTGCGCGACGGGCGACTGCACCGTGCGTCGGAAATGGCCGACCGGCTGGGCGTATCCGTCCGCACCATCTGGCGCGACATGGCCACGCTGATGGCCAGCGGCATGCCCGTCGAAGGCGAGCGGGGCGTGGGGTATATCCTGCGCGCGCCCATCACCCTGCCGCCGATGATCCTGTCCGGCGACGAGATCGAGGCGCTGCGCGCCGGTGTCCGGCTGGTGGCCGAGGGGGCGGATCCGGCGCTGGCACGGGCGGCGCGCAGCCTGGCGGCCAAGATCGCCTCGGTCACCCCCGCCCCGCCCGAAGGCGACGACCTGTTCGATTTCACCGGGCAAGAGGCCGGCCGGGCGGCCGCGCTGCTACCCGCGATCCGCGCCGCCGTCGGCCAGCGGGAACGGCTGACGATCAGCTACATCGACCCCGAGGGGCGCGAAAGCCACCGCGACATCCGCCCGCTGGCGCTGGACATGGACGGCCGGGTCTGGACCCTGGCCGCCTGGTGCGAATTGCGCAGCGGCTTTCGCAGCTTCCGCATCGACCGCATCGTTGCCATGACCCCCACCGACGAGGCATTCCCCCGCGAACCGGGCCGCGAACTGGCGGACTATCGCGCGGAGATGGCGCGTGGCGCCTGA